The DNA region TGACCGGGAAGTCGGCGACCGGCTTGCCGTTGGTGGCGACGGCGGGGGTCTGGGCGGCGTCGCGGACCTCCGCGAAGACCTTCTCCAGCTGGCCCTGGAAGTCCTGGAGCGCCTGCTCCGCCTCTTCCATGGTGATGTCGCCGCGACCGATCAGGCCCTCGGTGTAGAGCTTGCGCACCGAGCGCTTCTTGTCGATCAGGTCGTACATCAGCGGCTGGGTGAACGACGGGTTGTCGGCCTCGTTGTGACCGCGGCGGCGGTAGCAGATGAGGTCGATCACGACGTCCTTGTGGAACTCCTGGCGGAACTCGAAGGCGAGCCGCGCGACGCGGACCACGGCCTCCGGGTCGTCGCCGTTCACGTGGAAGATCGGGGCCTCGATCATCCGGGCCACGTCGGTGCAGTACATCGAGGAGCGCGAGGAGGCCGGGGCGGCGGTGAAGCCGACCTGGTTGTTCACCACGACGTGCACGGTGCCGCCGGTGCGGTAGCCGCGCAGCTGCGACATGTTCAGGGTCTCCGCGACGACGCCCTGGCCGGCGAAGGCCGCGTCGCCGTGGATCTGGATCGGCAGCACCGGGAAGGTGGTGCCGCCCTGGTCCAGGATGTCCTGCTTGGCGCGGGCGATGCCCTCGACGACCGGGTCCACGGCCTCCAGGTGGGAGGGGTTCGCGGCGAGCGAGACCTTGATGGTCTCGCCGTCCAGGCCGGTGAAGGTGCCCTCGGAGCCGAGGTGGTACTTCACGTCGCCGGAGCCGTGCATGGACTTCGGGTCGAGGTTGCCCTCGAACTCGCCGAAGATCTTGCCGTACGGCTTGCCGACGATGTTGGCCAGCACGTTGAGGCGGCCGCGGTGGGCCATGCCGATGACGGCCTCGTCCAGGCGGTGCTCGGCCGCCGAGTCGATGGTGGCGTCCAGCAGCGGGATGAGGGACTCGCCGCCCTCCAGCGAGAAGCGCTTCTGCCCGACGTACTTGGTCTGCAGGAAGGTCTCGAAGGCCTCGGCCGAGTTCAGCCGGCGCAGGATGCGCAGCTGCTCCTCGCGCTCCGGCTTGGTGTACGGCTTCTCCAGGCGGTCCTGCAGCCACTTGCGCTGCTTCGGGTCCTGGATGTGCATGTACTCGATGCCGACGGTGCGGCAGTACGTGTTGCGCAGCAGGCCGAGGATGTCGCGGAGCTTCATCATCCGCTGGCCGCCGAAGCCGCCGACCGCGAACTCGCGCTCCAGGTCCCACAGGGTGAGGCCGTGGGTGGTGACGTCCAGGTCGGGGTGCTTGCGCTGCTTGTACTCCAGCGGGTCGGTGTCGGCCATGAGGTGGCCGCGGACCCGGTAGGAGTGGATCAGCTCGATGACGCGCGCGGTCTTGTTGACCTCGTCGTCGTGGGTGGTGGCGACGTCGGTGGCCCAGCGGACCGGCTCGTACGGGATCCGCAGCGACTCGAAGATCTCGTCGTAGAAGCCGTTCTCACCGAGCAGCAGGCGGTGGATCTCGCGCAGGAACTCGCCGGACGCCGCGCCCTGGATGACGCGGTGGTCGTAGGTCGAGGTCAGCGTCATGATCTTGGAGACGCCGAGGCGGGCCAGGGTCTCCGGGGCGGAGCCCTGGAACTCGGCCGGGTACTCCATGGCGCCGACGCCGACGATGGTGCCCTGGTTCTGCATCAGGCGCGGCACGGAGTGCACGGTGCCGATGCCGCCGGGGTTGGTCAGCGAGACCGTGACGCCGGTGAAGTCGTCCATGGTCAGCTTGTTGGCGCGGGCCCGGCGGACGATGTCCTCGTAGGCCTGCCAGAAGCCGAAGAAGTCGAGCGTCTCGGCCTTCTTGATGGCCGCGACGACGAGCTGGCGGTCGCCGTTCGGCTTGACCAGGTCGATGGCCAGGCCGAGGTTCACGTGCTCCGGCTTGACCAGGAAGGCCT from Kitasatospora sp. NBC_00458 includes:
- a CDS encoding multifunctional oxoglutarate decarboxylase/oxoglutarate dehydrogenase thiamine pyrophosphate-binding subunit/dihydrolipoyllysine-residue succinyltransferase subunit, whose product is MSPQSHETSNSSASSTGFGPNEWLVDEIYQQYLQDPNSVDRAWWDFFADYKPGTEVTPVTQAATQVGPAPTPAAAPAAAAAPAAPAAPAPAPAAPAAAPAPAPLAAAPAAPPAPKAAAPAPAPAADATGPELVPLRGPAKAVATNMDASLEVPTATSVRAVPAKLLIDNRIVINNHLQRARGGKVSFTHLIGYALVQAVKASPGMNHSYKVENGKAFLVKPEHVNLGLAIDLVKPNGDRQLVVAAIKKAETLDFFGFWQAYEDIVRRARANKLTMDDFTGVTVSLTNPGGIGTVHSVPRLMQNQGTIVGVGAMEYPAEFQGSAPETLARLGVSKIMTLTSTYDHRVIQGAASGEFLREIHRLLLGENGFYDEIFESLRIPYEPVRWATDVATTHDDEVNKTARVIELIHSYRVRGHLMADTDPLEYKQRKHPDLDVTTHGLTLWDLEREFAVGGFGGQRMMKLRDILGLLRNTYCRTVGIEYMHIQDPKQRKWLQDRLEKPYTKPEREEQLRILRRLNSAEAFETFLQTKYVGQKRFSLEGGESLIPLLDATIDSAAEHRLDEAVIGMAHRGRLNVLANIVGKPYGKIFGEFEGNLDPKSMHGSGDVKYHLGSEGTFTGLDGETIKVSLAANPSHLEAVDPVVEGIARAKQDILDQGGTTFPVLPIQIHGDAAFAGQGVVAETLNMSQLRGYRTGGTVHVVVNNQVGFTAAPASSRSSMYCTDVARMIEAPIFHVNGDDPEAVVRVARLAFEFRQEFHKDVVIDLICYRRRGHNEADNPSFTQPLMYDLIDKKRSVRKLYTEGLIGRGDITMEEAEQALQDFQGQLEKVFAEVRDAAQTPAVATNGKPVADFPVNIQTGISQEMVKRIAASQVNLPDWLTVHPRLLPQLQRRAASVEDNTIDWAMGETLAIGSLLMEGHPVRLAGQDSRRGTFGQRHAVLIDRETGEDYTPLQYLTEDQARYTVYDSLLSEYAAMGFEYGYSLTRPNSLVMWEAQFGDFVNGAQTMVDEYIASAEQKWGQHSGVTLLLPHGYEGQGPDHSSARPERFLQLCAQNNMTVAMPTLPSNYFHLLRWQAHNPHHKPLVVFTPKSMLRLKAAASATDEFLSGSFRPVIGDTTVDPANVRKVVITAGKFYYDVEAARTERGITDTAIVRVERLYPLPVAELQEELAKYGEDVQFVWAQEEPANQGAWPFIAMNLVDHLQVVVGRSANGARLRRVARTASSAPAVGSAKRHAAEQQALLEEIYTL